A genomic region of Pyrus communis chromosome 14, drPyrComm1.1, whole genome shotgun sequence contains the following coding sequences:
- the LOC137715447 gene encoding chitin-inducible gibberellin-responsive protein 1-like — MDQHFRFRATGAGLSYTAPLPTVQSLPKRLLGSLKFDIKNSSNTPFSTHFDSDTLTTLSDSQEQHSSPENLSGATPSGTSSFETNSYVNRLSLSPSVDCSRDSLQVYSGRTSSLKDANSSQNIKQTLQELESALMGPDDEEEEVTTANTSSGESSRRQTQRSMSWIQEHQGSNPVQRQTSFVSRQRQLGEAQFEKRHKVIDEASLKGLPASNLKELLIACAGALSNNYMDSFEKLIEKARGAVSIGGEPIQRLGAYLVEGLVARKEASGANIYHALRCREPESNDLLSYMQILYEICPYLKFGYMAANGAIAEACRNEDRIHIIDFQIAQGTQWVTLLQALAARPSGAPHVRITGIDDPVSKHARGDGLEAVGRRLKAISDKFNIPVEFHGVPVFAPDVTRDMLDVRPGEALAVNFPLQLHHTPDESVDENNPRDGLLRTVRSLNPKVTTLVEQESNTNTTPFFNRFVETLEYYLAMFESIDVTLPRNSKERINVEQHCLARDIVNVIACEGKERVERHELFGKWKSRLTMAGFQQYPLSSYVNSVIGSLLRCYSEHYTLVEKDGAMLLGWKDRNLISASAWH, encoded by the coding sequence ATGGACCAGCATTTTAGATTTCGTGCGACTGGTGCAGGATTGTCATATACAGCTCCGCTTCCCACTGTTCAGTCTTTACCTAAAAGGTTACTTgggtcgttgaaatttgatattaAGAACTCATCAAATACACCCTTTTCGACTCACTTTGATTCTGATACTCTTACGACACTGAGCGACAGTCAGGAGCAGCACAGCTCCCCGGAGAATCTCTCAGGAGCCACGCCCTCCGGTACATCTTCATTTGAAACAAACAGTTACGTTAATCGGTTAAGCTTAAGCCCTTCGGTGGACTGTAGTAGAGACAGTCTACAGGTCTATTCTGGTAGGACTTCTTCCTTAAAGGATGCAAATAGTAGCCAGAATATAAAACAAACTTTGCAGGAATTGGAGAGTGCTTTAATGGGGCCTGacgatgaggaagaagaagtcACCACAGCAAACACTTCTAGTGGAGAAAGTAGCAGGCGGCAGACCCAGAGGTCCATGTCATGGATCCAGGAGCACCAGGGTTCAAACCCTGTTCAACGGCAGACATCCTTTGTTTCTCGGCAAAGGCAGTTGGGTGAAGCTCAGTTTGAGAAACGTCATAAAGTGATAGATGAAGCATCTCTTAAGGGTTTGCCAGCAAGTAATCTGAAGGAATTGCTGATTGCATGTGCTGGAGCTCTCTCCAACAACTACATGGATAGTTTCGAAAAATTGATTGAAAAGGCTAGAGGAGCTGTGTCTATCGGTGGAGAACCAATCCAGCGACTTGGAGCTTACTTGGTAGAAGGGCTGGTGGCCAGGAAGGAGGCATCAGGTGCCAATATTTACCACGCCCTTAGGTGTAGAGAGCCTGAAAGCAACGACTTGTTGTCCTACATGCAGATTCTGTATGAGATCTGCCCATACTTAAAGTTTGGTTACATGGCAGCCAACGGGGCCATTGCTGAGGCATGCAGAAATGAGGACCGCATCCACATTATAGACTTCCAGATTGCTCAGGGAACCCAGTGGGTTACTCTCCTTCAAGCACTTGCAGCAAGACCCAGTGGGGCTCCCCATGTACGAATTACAGGTATCGATGATCCTGTTTCTAAGCATGCCCGTGGTGATGGGTTGGAGGCAGTAGGGAGACGGTTGAAAGCCATCTCAGACAAATTTAACATCCCAGTTGAATTTCATGGAGTCCCAGTTTTCGCACCTGATGTCACACGGGACATGCTTGATGTCAGGCCCGGAGAGGCTCTTGCTGTGAACTTCCCTCTGCAGCTTCATCACACACCAGATGAAAGCGTTGATGAGAACAATCCGAGGGATGGGCTGCTGAGAACAGTGAGGTCTCTAAATCCAAAGGTAACCACTTTGGTGGAACAAGAATCAAACACGAACACAACCCCCTTTTTCAATAGGTTCGTGGAAACTCTTGAGTACTACTTGGCGATGTTCGAGTCTATTGACGTGACCCTGCCAAGGAACAGCAAGGAAAGAATCAATGTGGAGCAGCATTGCTTGGCAAGAGATATTGTGAATGTCATTGCTTGCGAGGGGAAGGAAAGGGTGGAACGTCACGAGCTCTTTGGCAAGTGGAAATCCAGGTTGACAATGGCAGGGTTTCAGCAGTACCCGTTGAGCTCATATGTAAACTCTGTCATTGGGAGTCTGCTGAGGTGTTACTCGGAGCATTATACACTGGTTGAGAAGGACGGTGCTATGCTCTTGGGATGGAAGGACAGGAACTTAATATCAGCTTCTGCCTGGCATTGA
- the LOC137716578 gene encoding cytochrome P450 736A117-like: MLNLLSKTLSSLLEDFSFKYLVFLAIFLILIYRWFSRSTNSSPPSPPKLPVIGNLHQLGPHIHRSLNSLAQRHGPLMLLHFGSVPVLVVSSDDAACEIMKTHDITFANRPKNMFFKKVCYNFKDVATAPYGEYWRQVKSICVLNLLSNKRVRSFRIVREEETESLITKIRQSSTSTSSVVNLSEMLETLTNDVVCRVALGAKYSDRGERGKVFKELSSELSILMSRIHIGDYIPWLAWVSRLNGLDAKFDNLAKRFDEFLEMVVQEHIGDALIKNEDQKDLVDILLCLQKERGDDSLIDGVSIKAIILDMFAGGTDTSFTLIEWTMSELLRHPKIMEKLQNEVRGIVGNKTDIITEGDLVGMHYLKAVIKETLRLHPPVPLLLPRMSSQDATINGYSIKANTHVIVNAWQIGRDPKSYNNPEEYEPERFLNSTLDYKGNDFHYIPFGAGRRGCPGIQFAMAVQEIALANLMHKFDWALPNAARGEDLDMTESTGASVRRVYPLKVVAIPYSG; encoded by the exons atgttaaatCTCCTGAGTAAAACCTTGTCAAGCTTGTTGGAAGATTTTTCCTTCAAGTATTTAGTATTTTTGGCTATTTTCCTTATACTGATATACAGATGGTTCTCCAGATCCACAAACTCATCACCACCTTCTCCACCAAAGCTCCCTGTCATTGGAAACCTCCACCAACTAGGCCCGCACATTCATCGCTCACTGAACTCCTTAGCTCAACGTCATGGACCTCTCATGCTGCTCCATTTTGGAAGCGTGCCGGTCCTTGTGGTCTCTTCGGATGATGCTGCCTGCGAGATCATGAAAACCCATGATATCACATTCGCCAACAGACCCAAGAACATGTTCTTTAAGAAGGTTTGCTACAATTTCAAAGACGTGGCCACGGCACCTTATGGGGAGTATTGGAGGCAGGTAAAAAGTATATGTGTTTTAAATCTCTTAAGTAACAAAAGGGTTCGCTCTTTTCGTATTGTGAGAGAAGAAGAAACCGAATCTTTGATCACCAAGATAAGGCAGTCGTCAACATCAACATCATCAGTTGTGAATTTAAGCGAAATGCTTGAGACGCTTACTAATGATGTGGTGTGTAGAGTGGCACTGGGGGCGAAATACAGTGATCGCGGCGAACGTGGAAAGGTGTTTAAGGAACTTTCTTCGGAGTTGTCAATCTTGATGTCACGTATTCATATTGGAGACTATATTCCATGGCTTGCTTGGGTCAGCCGTCTCAATGGTTTGGACGCCAAGTTCGACAATCTGGCTAAACGGTTCGATGAATTTCTTGAAATGGTCGTTCAAGAGCATATAGGTGATGCTCTTATCAAGAACGAGGACCAAAAGGATCTTGTGGACATTTTGCTTTGCTTGCAGAAAGAAAGAGGGGATGATTCTCTTATTGATGGAGTTAGCATAAAGGCTATTATCTTG GACATGTTTGCGGGTGGCACTGATACCTCATTCACACTCATAGAATGGACGATGTCTGAGCTTTTAAGACATCCAAAGATCATGGAAAAACTGCAGAATGAGGTAAGGGGAATTGTCGGCAACAAAACGGACATAATTACAGAGGGTGATTTGGTTGGGATGCACTACTTGAAAGCCGTGATCAAGGAAACTCTTCGCCTGCATCCTCCAGTACCATTACTACTTCCCAGGATGTCGTCTCAAGATGCAACGATAAACGGTTACAGCATTAAAGCCAACACACATGTTATTGTGAATGCCTGGCAGATTGGAAGAGATCCAAAGTCATACAACAACCCGGAAGAGTACGAACCAGAAAGGTTCTTGAATAGTACACTAGATTATAAAGGAAATGACTTCCACTACATTCCATTTGGAGCTGGCAGACGGGGCTGCCCAGGAATCCAGTTTGCCATGGCTGTCCAAGAGATTGCTTTGGCAAATTTAATGCACAAGTTTGATTGGGCACTGCCTAATGCTGCAAGAGGGGAGGACTTAGACATGACTGAGTCCACTGGAGCAAGCGTTCGTAGAGTATATCCTCTTAAAGTCGTTGCTATTCCATATTCGGGCTAA
- the LOC137716102 gene encoding (-)-alpha-pinene synthase-like isoform X2 translates to MFIPICAGVLSTNAKPEIVRPTANFPPSIWGDRFINYDSQDITTHARNKQEIDELKEEVRSEVFKTMASDFSHQLKLIDAIQRLGVAYHFASEIEETLKRMHGTFNDHEDVGGDLHIVALGFRLLRQHGYNVSCDIFNKFKDANGKFKECLTADIPGMLSLYEAAHLGVRGEDILDEALVFTTTHLEPASTTNVSYQLTEQITQALERPLQKDLERVCARRYMSIYQDEAAHNEALLKLAKWWKDLDFEKKLPFARDRIVELYLWIVGVYFEPQYVRARKFLTKVIALVSVMDDIYDAYATFEELEIFTGAIERWDMNCLDELPDYMQIFYLTLLSVINEIEEEMVKEGRSYRIYYTKESLKGIARAYLEEAKWLNEGYTPTMEEYLPAAIVSTGYPMLSTVSLVGMGDIVTKETFEWLFNDAKIVRASTTLFRFIDDMVTTKFEKERGHVASSVDCYMKQYGVSEQETIEVFNKQVVNLWKDINEEFHRPTAVPMPVLMRVLNLTRVVDLLYKGEDGYTHVGKVVKDIIAALFIDPVPII, encoded by the exons ATGTTTATCCCAATTTGTGCAGGAGTCCTTTCGACAAATGCTAAGCCCGAAATTGTTCGTCCGACGGCAAATTTCCCACCAAGCATTTGGGGAGATCGGTTCATCAACTATGATTCCCAAGACATT ACAACTCATGCCCGTAATAAACAAGAAATTGATGAGCTGAAAGAAGAAGTGAGGAGTGAAGTATTCAAAACTATGGCAAGTGATTTTTCACATCAGCTGAAGTTGATCGATGCAATCCAACGCCTTGGCGTGGCGTATCACTTCGCAAGTGAAATCGAAGAAACACTAAAACGTATGCATGGCACATTTAATGACCATGAAGATGTTGGTGGTGATCTTCACATTGTTGCTCTTGGTTTTCGGCTACTAAGACAACACGGATATAATGTTTCATGTG ATATATTCAACAAGTTCAAAGATGCAAATGGCAAATTCAAGGAATGCTTAACTGCCGACATTCCGGGCATGCTAAGCCTTTATGAAGCAGCACATCTTGGGGTCCGGGGTGAAGATATACTTGATGAGGCTCTTGTTTTCACCACCACTCACCTTGAGCCAGCTTCAACAACAAATGTAAGCTATCAGCTAACAGAACAAATAACTCAAGCCTTAGAGAGACCTTTGCAAAAGGATCTAGAGAGGGTATGTGCCAGGCGTTACATGTCAATCTACCAAGATGAAGCTGCACATAACGAAGCTCTACTGAAACTGGCAAA GTGGTGGAAAGATCTAGACTTTGAAAAGAAACTGCCTTTTGCAAGAGATAGGATTGTGGAGTTGTACCTTTGGATAGTGGGAGTATATTTTGAACCCCAATACGTTAGAGCAAGAAAGTTTCTTACAAAAGTGATTGCCCTGGTATCAGTGATGGATGATATCTACGACGCATATGCTACATTCGAAGAACTAGAGATCTTTACCGGGGCAATTGAGAG GTGGGATATGAATTGCTTAGATGAACTCCCGGACTATATGCAAATATTTTATCTTACACTTTTGAGTGTTATCAATGAAATTGAGGAAGAGATGGTAAAGGAAGGAAGATCATACCGAATTTACTATACAAAGGAATCC TTGAAAGGTATTGCTCGAGCGTACCTTGAAGAGGCTAAATGGTTAAACGAAGGATACACCCCAACTATGGAGGAGTATTTGCCGGCTGCTATTGTGTCCACTGGCTACCCAATGCTTTCAACCGTATCCTTGGTTGGTATGGGAGATATCGTAACCAAGGAGACATTTGAGTGGCTCTTCAATGACGCCAAAATTGTTAGAGCTTCAACAACCCTTTTCAGGTTCATAGATGATATGGTTACGACCAAG tttgagaaagagagagggcaTGTTGCTTCTAGTGTTGATTGCTACATGAAGCAATATGGGGTGTCGGAGCAAGAGACGATCGAGGTTTTTAACAAACAAGTCGTGAATCTGTGGAAGGATATAAACGAGGAGTTCCACAGACCAACTGCAGTGCCAATGCCCGTCCTCATGCGTGTTCTCAATTTAACAAGGGTAGTAGATCTCCTCTACAAAGGTGAAGATGGCTACACTCATGTTGGTAAAGTGGTGAAGGATATTATTGCTGCACTTTTTATTGATCCAGTGCCAATTATATGA
- the LOC137716102 gene encoding (-)-alpha-pinene synthase-like isoform X1 has protein sequence MFIPICAGVLSTNAKPEIVRPTANFPPSIWGDRFINYDSQDITTHARNKQEIDELKEEVRSEVFKTMASDFSHQLKLIDAIQRLGVAYHFASEIEETLKRMHGTFNDHEDVGGDLHIVALGFRLLRQHGYNVSCDIFNKFKDANGKFKECLTADIPGMLSLYEAAHLGVRGEDILDEALVFTTTHLEPASTTNVSYQLTEQITQALERPLQKDLERVCARRYMSIYQDEAAHNEALLKLAKLDFNLVQSLHKKELSEITRWWKDLDFEKKLPFARDRIVELYLWIVGVYFEPQYVRARKFLTKVIALVSVMDDIYDAYATFEELEIFTGAIERWDMNCLDELPDYMQIFYLTLLSVINEIEEEMVKEGRSYRIYYTKESLKGIARAYLEEAKWLNEGYTPTMEEYLPAAIVSTGYPMLSTVSLVGMGDIVTKETFEWLFNDAKIVRASTTLFRFIDDMVTTKFEKERGHVASSVDCYMKQYGVSEQETIEVFNKQVVNLWKDINEEFHRPTAVPMPVLMRVLNLTRVVDLLYKGEDGYTHVGKVVKDIIAALFIDPVPII, from the exons ATGTTTATCCCAATTTGTGCAGGAGTCCTTTCGACAAATGCTAAGCCCGAAATTGTTCGTCCGACGGCAAATTTCCCACCAAGCATTTGGGGAGATCGGTTCATCAACTATGATTCCCAAGACATT ACAACTCATGCCCGTAATAAACAAGAAATTGATGAGCTGAAAGAAGAAGTGAGGAGTGAAGTATTCAAAACTATGGCAAGTGATTTTTCACATCAGCTGAAGTTGATCGATGCAATCCAACGCCTTGGCGTGGCGTATCACTTCGCAAGTGAAATCGAAGAAACACTAAAACGTATGCATGGCACATTTAATGACCATGAAGATGTTGGTGGTGATCTTCACATTGTTGCTCTTGGTTTTCGGCTACTAAGACAACACGGATATAATGTTTCATGTG ATATATTCAACAAGTTCAAAGATGCAAATGGCAAATTCAAGGAATGCTTAACTGCCGACATTCCGGGCATGCTAAGCCTTTATGAAGCAGCACATCTTGGGGTCCGGGGTGAAGATATACTTGATGAGGCTCTTGTTTTCACCACCACTCACCTTGAGCCAGCTTCAACAACAAATGTAAGCTATCAGCTAACAGAACAAATAACTCAAGCCTTAGAGAGACCTTTGCAAAAGGATCTAGAGAGGGTATGTGCCAGGCGTTACATGTCAATCTACCAAGATGAAGCTGCACATAACGAAGCTCTACTGAAACTGGCAAAGTTAGATTTCAATCTGGTTCAATCTTTACACAAAAAGGAGCTTAGTGAGATTACTAG GTGGTGGAAAGATCTAGACTTTGAAAAGAAACTGCCTTTTGCAAGAGATAGGATTGTGGAGTTGTACCTTTGGATAGTGGGAGTATATTTTGAACCCCAATACGTTAGAGCAAGAAAGTTTCTTACAAAAGTGATTGCCCTGGTATCAGTGATGGATGATATCTACGACGCATATGCTACATTCGAAGAACTAGAGATCTTTACCGGGGCAATTGAGAG GTGGGATATGAATTGCTTAGATGAACTCCCGGACTATATGCAAATATTTTATCTTACACTTTTGAGTGTTATCAATGAAATTGAGGAAGAGATGGTAAAGGAAGGAAGATCATACCGAATTTACTATACAAAGGAATCC TTGAAAGGTATTGCTCGAGCGTACCTTGAAGAGGCTAAATGGTTAAACGAAGGATACACCCCAACTATGGAGGAGTATTTGCCGGCTGCTATTGTGTCCACTGGCTACCCAATGCTTTCAACCGTATCCTTGGTTGGTATGGGAGATATCGTAACCAAGGAGACATTTGAGTGGCTCTTCAATGACGCCAAAATTGTTAGAGCTTCAACAACCCTTTTCAGGTTCATAGATGATATGGTTACGACCAAG tttgagaaagagagagggcaTGTTGCTTCTAGTGTTGATTGCTACATGAAGCAATATGGGGTGTCGGAGCAAGAGACGATCGAGGTTTTTAACAAACAAGTCGTGAATCTGTGGAAGGATATAAACGAGGAGTTCCACAGACCAACTGCAGTGCCAATGCCCGTCCTCATGCGTGTTCTCAATTTAACAAGGGTAGTAGATCTCCTCTACAAAGGTGAAGATGGCTACACTCATGTTGGTAAAGTGGTGAAGGATATTATTGCTGCACTTTTTATTGATCCAGTGCCAATTATATGA